A genomic region of Candidatus Korarchaeota archaeon NZ13-K contains the following coding sequences:
- a CDS encoding TIGR04084 family radical SAM/SPASM domain-containing protein translates to MITTTGKCNMRCGYCGGSFDPKLVPFREMYSVDDLVEFIVERNSDVAFYGGEPLLNPKLIMRVMDSLKARRWEGRFVIQTNGTLITNLPKSYWLSFDSVLLSVDGRPHVNDRQRGRGNYEAVVKAARALRDMGFSGDLIARMTVWEGTDIYEDALHLLRLGLFDHVHWQLNVIWSERWGFEEWARRSYLPGIRRLSSLWIEEMRRGRILGLAPFLGIMRASLFGDLPSPPCGAGSESLTVLPDGRIVACPIAVDSSWAHVGSIQDGSLREVRLGEPCTSCDYFAHCRGRCLYSYMERLWGEDGFRAVCEVTRETIRIVTELESEIKELIREGTVCAEELRYPRYNNTIEVIP, encoded by the coding sequence ATAATAACGACCACGGGGAAATGTAACATGAGATGCGGTTACTGCGGCGGCAGCTTCGATCCCAAACTTGTCCCATTCAGGGAAATGTACTCCGTTGATGATCTCGTGGAGTTCATCGTCGAGAGGAACTCCGACGTGGCATTCTACGGGGGGGAGCCCCTCCTCAATCCTAAGCTGATAATGAGGGTGATGGACTCCCTCAAAGCCAGGCGCTGGGAGGGCAGGTTCGTCATACAAACAAATGGTACGCTCATCACGAACCTTCCCAAGAGCTACTGGCTCTCCTTCGATTCTGTTCTACTCTCTGTGGACGGCAGACCTCATGTGAACGATAGGCAGAGGGGTAGGGGGAACTACGAGGCTGTTGTGAAAGCCGCCAGAGCCCTGAGGGATATGGGCTTCTCAGGAGACCTTATAGCTAGGATGACCGTGTGGGAGGGGACTGATATATACGAGGATGCCCTGCACCTCCTGAGGTTGGGGCTCTTCGATCACGTTCACTGGCAGCTCAACGTCATCTGGTCGGAGAGGTGGGGATTCGAGGAGTGGGCCAGGCGCTCCTACCTTCCGGGCATAAGGAGGCTCTCATCCCTCTGGATCGAGGAGATGAGGAGGGGAAGGATACTCGGTTTGGCCCCCTTCCTTGGGATCATGAGGGCATCCCTCTTCGGGGACCTCCCATCACCCCCCTGCGGGGCGGGCAGCGAGAGCCTCACGGTGCTCCCCGATGGGAGGATAGTGGCCTGTCCCATAGCCGTGGACTCGAGCTGGGCTCACGTCGGGAGCATTCAGGATGGTTCACTGAGGGAGGTCAGGTTGGGGGAGCCCTGCACGAGCTGCGACTACTTCGCTCACTGCAGGGGGAGGTGCCTTTACTCATACATGGAGCGTCTATGGGGAGAGGATGGGTTCAGGGCCGTGTGCGAAGTCACCAGGGAGACCATCAGGATAGTTACTGAGCTAGAGAGCGAGATCAAAGAGCTTATCAGGGAGGGAACCGTCTGCGCGGAGGAACTCCGCTACCCCAGATACAACAACACGATCGAGGTGATCCCCTGA
- a CDS encoding ArsR family transcriptional regulator → MGGLDWEDLLAQALGNKIRIRIIRYLLERKGANVSRISRELGIPYTSAKRNLKALSDAGVLEEISVGRARLYKLSDSEVVRRLILCVIGYSSH, encoded by the coding sequence GTGGGCGGATTGGACTGGGAGGATCTGTTGGCCCAGGCCTTGGGCAACAAGATCAGGATAAGGATCATCAGGTACCTGCTCGAGAGGAAAGGGGCTAACGTGAGCAGGATATCCAGGGAGCTCGGAATTCCCTATACAAGCGCCAAGAGGAACCTCAAAGCGCTCAGCGATGCCGGAGTCCTCGAGGAGATCTCGGTGGGAAGGGCCAGGCTCTACAAACTCTCAGATAGCGAGGTCGTCCGTAGGCTGATCCTCTGCGTGATCGGTTATAGCTCTCACTAG